One Yoonia sp. BS5-3 genomic window carries:
- the fabD gene encoding ACP S-malonyltransferase — MRAFVFPGQGAQSIGMGKDLADSYPAAAAVFEEVNDALGEDLSALIWGGDLEELTLTRNAQPALMATSLAAIRALEAEGVTMEGVSFVAGHSLGEYSALAAAGALSVADTARLLRMRGTAMQEAVPVGVGAMAAVLGLDFEAVAEVAAEAAEGDVCAAANDNDPGQVVVSGHKDAVERAIEIAKARGAKRAILLPVSAPFHCSLMAPAADLMAEALAKVDIAAPSVPLVANVLAQDVSDPAQIQTLLVEQVTGSVRWRESVAFMAAKGVTDFYEIGAGKALSGMIKRVDRALKTQAVGAPSDVMAAAESLR, encoded by the coding sequence ATGCGGGCGTTTGTTTTTCCCGGGCAGGGGGCGCAGTCCATTGGGATGGGCAAGGATTTGGCGGACAGCTATCCGGCTGCAGCAGCGGTATTTGAAGAAGTGAATGACGCTTTGGGCGAGGATTTGTCCGCTTTGATCTGGGGCGGTGATTTGGAAGAATTGACGCTAACCCGCAATGCGCAGCCTGCCTTGATGGCAACTTCACTGGCCGCGATCCGTGCCTTGGAAGCTGAAGGTGTGACGATGGAAGGGGTTTCATTCGTCGCGGGTCATTCTTTGGGCGAATATTCGGCTTTGGCTGCGGCTGGCGCGCTAAGCGTGGCAGATACCGCCCGCTTGTTGCGCATGCGCGGCACGGCCATGCAAGAGGCTGTACCTGTCGGTGTTGGCGCCATGGCTGCTGTTCTGGGCCTGGATTTCGAAGCTGTCGCTGAGGTCGCTGCCGAAGCTGCCGAGGGCGATGTTTGTGCAGCTGCCAACGACAATGATCCGGGGCAGGTTGTGGTATCTGGCCACAAGGACGCGGTTGAGCGCGCGATTGAGATTGCGAAGGCGCGCGGTGCAAAGCGCGCGATTTTGTTGCCTGTCAGTGCCCCATTCCATTGTAGTCTAATGGCACCAGCGGCGGACCTGATGGCCGAGGCTTTGGCCAAGGTCGACATAGCGGCCCCATCTGTGCCCCTTGTTGCCAATGTATTGGCACAGGACGTGTCGGATCCGGCGCAGATTCAGACGCTGCTTGTGGAGCAGGTCACAGGCTCGGTTCGTTGGCGCGAATCTGTGGCATTTATGGCTGCTAAAGGCGTAACTGATTTTTATGAGATCGGTGCAGGAAAGGCATTGTCGGGGATGATCAAACGTGTTGATCGTGCGTTGAAGACGCAGGCGGTGGGTGCCCCAAGTGATGTAATGGCGGCTGCGGAAAGCCTACGCTGA
- a CDS encoding bifunctional 2',3'-cyclic-nucleotide 2'-phosphodiesterase/3'-nucleotidase gives MSPRLNRRHFIAGSAGLIAMHPFSVNAATGQAHLRLMETTDLHVHVFPYDYYADRPVDTVGLSRAATIIEGVRAESTNSMLLDNGDFLQGNPMGDYIAYERGMSEGDMHPVITAMNTLGFDASTLGNHEFNYGISFLMKSVAGAAFPIVSANVVKEMGADPTQDTTLVPPYVIMERTLTDGAGETHPIKIGLIGFVPPQIMNWDRRHLEGNVQARDIIESARAYVPQMKEEGADIIIALSHSGIAEPEAIEGMANAAIPLAGIDGIDAILTGHNHLVFPSSNYDDIPGVDTAAGTINGKPGVMAGFWGSHMGLIDLLLERDGSGWRVLSHTSEARPISRREEDRSITPLVADYQPVLDSVADIHAETLAYVRTAVGKTDAPLHSYFALVADDPSVQIVSNAQTWYIKEQMVGTEYEGLPILSAAAPFKAGGRGGPEYFTDVPVGDVAIKNVADLYLYPNTVRAVKVTGAQVKDWLERSAGMFNQVEAGASDAVLLNPEFPSYNFDVMDGVTYEIDLSQPSKFDRSGEVINPDATRIVNLQFEGQPIDPEQEFIVATNNYRASGGGSFPGTGDTIIFEGPDTNRDVIVRYIVEQGTVNPQADSNWSFKDMPGTSMIFETGPAGAAYADSIEGMKIAPAGTSDSGFALFRIEM, from the coding sequence ATGTCGCCACGTTTGAACCGTCGTCACTTTATCGCAGGCTCGGCCGGGCTGATCGCGATGCATCCGTTTTCGGTCAATGCCGCCACCGGTCAGGCCCATTTGCGCCTGATGGAAACCACCGACCTGCATGTGCATGTCTTCCCGTATGATTATTATGCCGACCGCCCTGTCGACACTGTCGGCCTCAGCCGCGCGGCCACCATCATCGAAGGGGTTCGCGCGGAATCGACCAACTCCATGCTGCTCGACAATGGCGACTTCCTGCAGGGCAACCCGATGGGCGATTATATCGCTTATGAACGGGGGATGAGCGAAGGCGACATGCACCCTGTCATCACCGCAATGAACACGCTTGGGTTTGATGCCTCAACACTAGGCAATCACGAGTTTAACTACGGTATTTCCTTCCTGATGAAATCGGTCGCCGGGGCCGCATTCCCTATCGTTTCTGCCAATGTTGTCAAAGAGATGGGGGCGGACCCGACACAGGATACCACGCTGGTGCCACCTTATGTGATCATGGAGCGGACACTCACCGATGGCGCGGGCGAAACCCACCCGATCAAGATCGGCCTGATCGGCTTTGTTCCGCCCCAAATCATGAATTGGGACCGCCGCCATCTGGAAGGCAACGTACAGGCCCGCGACATTATCGAATCCGCCCGCGCCTATGTGCCCCAGATGAAAGAGGAAGGCGCTGACATCATCATCGCCCTCAGCCACTCTGGTATTGCCGAACCTGAGGCGATTGAAGGCATGGCCAATGCCGCGATCCCGCTTGCTGGGATCGACGGGATTGATGCGATTCTGACCGGGCATAACCATCTTGTTTTCCCCTCTTCCAACTATGACGACATCCCCGGCGTTGATACGGCAGCTGGCACGATCAACGGCAAACCCGGCGTCATGGCCGGGTTCTGGGGCAGCCATATGGGACTTATCGACTTGTTGCTGGAACGTGACGGATCGGGCTGGCGGGTGCTGTCACATACGTCCGAGGCGCGCCCAATCTCGCGCCGTGAAGAGGATCGCAGCATCACCCCGCTGGTCGCCGATTATCAGCCGGTGCTCGATTCCGTCGCAGATATCCACGCAGAAACATTGGCTTACGTGCGCACCGCCGTCGGCAAGACCGACGCGCCGCTGCATTCATACTTTGCCCTCGTGGCCGATGATCCGTCGGTTCAAATCGTGTCCAACGCCCAAACCTGGTACATCAAAGAGCAGATGGTCGGGACGGAATATGAAGGTCTTCCGATTCTGTCTGCCGCCGCACCCTTCAAGGCCGGTGGCCGTGGCGGGCCAGAGTATTTCACCGATGTGCCCGTGGGCGATGTGGCGATCAAGAATGTCGCCGATCTATACCTATATCCCAACACTGTACGGGCCGTTAAGGTCACGGGCGCCCAGGTTAAGGATTGGCTGGAACGCAGCGCCGGCATGTTCAATCAGGTCGAGGCCGGGGCCAGCGATGCGGTGCTGCTGAACCCTGAATTCCCTAGCTACAACTTTGATGTGATGGACGGGGTGACCTATGAAATCGACCTTAGCCAGCCGTCAAAATTCGATCGTTCAGGCGAAGTGATCAACCCCGATGCGACGCGTATCGTTAACCTGCAGTTCGAAGGGCAACCCATTGACCCGGAACAAGAGTTCATCGTCGCCACCAATAACTACCGCGCCTCAGGTGGGGGCAGCTTCCCCGGAACTGGCGATACGATCATCTTTGAAGGGCCCGACACCAATCGCGACGTGATTGTCCGCTATATTGTTGAGCAAGGCACGGTGAACCCGCAGGCCGATTCCAACTGGTCGTTCAAGGATATGCCTGGCACTTCGATGATCTTTGAAACCGGTCCTGCTGGGGCGGCTTATGCCGATAGTATAGAAGGGATGAAAATCGCGCCAGCTGGCACATCGGACAGCGGCTTTGCCCTGTTCCGGATCGAAATGTAA
- the fabF gene encoding beta-ketoacyl-ACP synthase II, producing the protein MRRVVVTGLGLVTPLADGVENSWTRILAGESGAGRITGFDPSRLTTQYACEVPLGDGSDGTFDANAYMDPKEQRKVDTFILFGMAAAEQAIKDADWQPEDRDSLERTGVMMGSGIGGLNSIANTAVMMAEKGPRRVSPFFVPGALINLISGQVSIKYGFRGPNHAVVTACSTGAHAIGDASRLIQYGDADVMIAGGAEAAICEVGMAGFNACKALSTKHNDDPTKASRPWDADRDGFVMGEGAGMVVLEEYEHAKARGAKIYAEVLGYGLSGDAHHITAPPPDHEGAERAMRAACKNAGIDPAQIDYVNAHGTSTMADTIELSAVERLVGDAASQLTMSSTKSATGHLLGAAGAIEAIFSILAIRDQVAPPTINLDNPAVETKVDLCANEKRPRRIDIALSNSFGFGGTNASVVFGKTD; encoded by the coding sequence ATGCGTCGTGTCGTTGTAACAGGATTGGGGTTGGTCACACCCCTGGCGGATGGTGTTGAGAATTCATGGACTCGTATTCTGGCGGGCGAATCTGGCGCTGGACGGATCACGGGTTTTGATCCTAGCCGTTTGACCACCCAATATGCCTGCGAGGTGCCTTTGGGTGATGGATCTGATGGGACCTTTGATGCCAATGCTTACATGGATCCCAAAGAGCAGCGCAAAGTTGATACTTTTATTCTGTTTGGTATGGCTGCTGCCGAGCAGGCCATTAAGGACGCCGATTGGCAGCCTGAGGACCGGGACAGCCTTGAGCGCACTGGCGTCATGATGGGCTCTGGTATTGGTGGTTTGAATTCTATCGCCAATACCGCTGTGATGATGGCCGAGAAGGGCCCGCGCCGTGTTTCTCCCTTCTTTGTGCCTGGTGCATTGATCAATCTGATCTCTGGTCAGGTTTCGATCAAATATGGCTTCCGCGGTCCAAACCACGCCGTTGTGACGGCGTGTTCGACGGGCGCGCATGCCATAGGTGATGCATCCCGTCTGATCCAATATGGTGATGCCGATGTGATGATTGCAGGCGGCGCAGAGGCTGCGATTTGCGAGGTCGGCATGGCCGGTTTCAATGCATGCAAGGCTCTGAGCACGAAACATAATGATGACCCGACAAAGGCGAGCCGCCCTTGGGATGCCGACCGTGATGGTTTTGTCATGGGCGAGGGCGCCGGTATGGTTGTGCTGGAAGAATACGAGCATGCAAAGGCGCGCGGTGCGAAGATCTATGCCGAAGTTTTAGGTTATGGTTTGAGCGGGGACGCGCATCACATCACTGCGCCGCCGCCTGACCATGAAGGTGCTGAGCGCGCGATGCGTGCAGCCTGCAAAAATGCCGGGATTGATCCGGCGCAGATCGACTATGTAAATGCCCATGGGACATCGACCATGGCTGACACGATTGAGCTAAGCGCGGTTGAGCGTCTGGTGGGGGATGCAGCATCGCAGCTGACTATGTCTTCGACTAAATCCGCAACCGGCCATTTGCTGGGCGCTGCTGGCGCGATTGAGGCGATCTTTTCGATCTTGGCGATCCGGGATCAAGTGGCCCCGCCCACGATCAATCTGGATAATCCTGCTGTTGAGACGAAGGTTGACCTTTGCGCCAATGAAAAAAGGCCACGCCGGATTGATATCGCCTTGTCGAACTCGTTTGGGTTTGGCGGCACAAATGCCAGTGTGGTTTTTGGGAAAACTGACTGA
- a CDS encoding YceI family protein: protein MKPITAATALLISAMASGATAAPEAYVLDASHSQIVFSYEHLGYSTTWGMFSGFDGEIQFDQEDPAGSSVTVAFPVKTMLTGWEARFNHFMGDDFFAAADDEMVTFSSTGIEVTGENTALITGDLTLNGVTKAVVLDTVLNQAGDHPRQQRPWAGFDATTTILRSDFEVGAFAPFVSDEVEVMISIEAMAAE, encoded by the coding sequence ATGAAGCCCATCACCGCCGCGACGGCCCTGTTGATTTCTGCAATGGCATCAGGGGCCACGGCTGCGCCTGAAGCCTATGTTTTGGACGCCAGCCATAGCCAGATTGTGTTTAGTTACGAGCATTTAGGATATTCCACCACCTGGGGCATGTTCTCGGGGTTCGACGGTGAAATTCAGTTCGACCAAGAGGATCCTGCAGGGTCTTCTGTTACTGTTGCGTTCCCGGTCAAGACCATGCTGACCGGCTGGGAAGCCCGGTTCAATCACTTTATGGGCGACGATTTCTTTGCGGCTGCCGATGACGAAATGGTCACGTTCAGTTCAACCGGCATTGAAGTCACCGGCGAAAACACGGCCCTGATCACGGGTGATCTGACGTTGAATGGTGTGACCAAAGCAGTGGTGCTGGACACCGTTTTGAATCAGGCTGGCGACCACCCAAGACAACAGCGCCCTTGGGCGGGCTTTGATGCCACGACCACGATCTTGCGATCTGACTTTGAAGTTGGCGCTTTTGCGCCGTTTGTAAGCGATGAAGTTGAGGTGATGATCTCAATCGAGGCGATGGCGGCGGAATAA
- the mltG gene encoding endolytic transglycosylase MltG yields the protein MWRHIAANTMTFLIVALFLLVGGISWGVREYRAPGPLTEAICLPVPGGVANTDALTETLLERGAITSAFIYESGARYTEKSGEIKRGQFRIPAAASMEEIIDIVTRGGRNTCGTQVIYRVGINRTVVDVRELDAVSNSFVDVVSFEAGQLEVPEEYAEVRAAGDATYRVVIAEGATSWQILDALGKIDILRADVTDVPAEGTLAPRDYDIVEGDTVSSVLDEMRTAQQIILTEAWQNRAEGLPLISADEALILASIIEKETGVSGERGQVASVFVNRLNQGMRLQTDPTVIYGITGGEGVLGRGLRQSELRAETPWNTYVIEGLPPTPIANPGEASIQAALNPDTTDYIFFVADGTGGHAFATNLDDHNRNVARWREIEAERADSD from the coding sequence ATGTGGCGTCATATTGCTGCGAACACGATGACCTTTCTGATAGTGGCGCTGTTCCTGCTTGTTGGCGGAATAAGCTGGGGCGTGCGCGAATACCGTGCGCCTGGCCCGCTGACTGAAGCCATTTGTTTACCCGTCCCTGGCGGTGTGGCGAATACGGATGCTTTGACAGAAACCCTGCTGGAACGCGGTGCGATTACTTCGGCATTCATCTACGAATCTGGCGCCCGCTACACCGAAAAATCCGGTGAAATCAAACGCGGTCAATTCCGTATTCCTGCGGCGGCGTCGATGGAAGAGATTATCGATATCGTGACCCGTGGTGGCCGCAATACATGCGGTACGCAGGTCATTTATCGAGTGGGTATCAATCGCACTGTCGTGGATGTGCGTGAGTTGGATGCTGTATCCAATAGCTTTGTTGACGTGGTCAGCTTCGAAGCGGGCCAGCTTGAGGTGCCCGAGGAATATGCAGAGGTCCGTGCTGCCGGTGATGCGACCTATCGTGTGGTCATCGCAGAAGGTGCCACCAGTTGGCAGATTCTGGACGCTTTGGGAAAGATCGATATCTTGCGCGCAGATGTCACAGACGTTCCCGCTGAAGGGACTTTGGCCCCTCGCGACTATGATATTGTTGAGGGGGATACTGTTTCATCCGTTTTGGACGAAATGCGCACCGCTCAGCAAATTATCCTGACTGAAGCTTGGCAGAACAGGGCGGAAGGATTGCCGCTGATCTCTGCGGATGAAGCGTTGATCCTGGCCAGTATCATTGAAAAAGAAACTGGTGTTTCTGGCGAACGTGGCCAGGTGGCCAGCGTATTTGTGAACCGTTTGAACCAGGGGATGCGGTTGCAAACTGACCCGACTGTCATTTACGGCATTACAGGCGGGGAGGGCGTTTTGGGACGTGGTCTTCGTCAGAGCGAATTGCGCGCCGAAACCCCGTGGAACACCTATGTGATCGAAGGTCTACCGCCGACCCCTATTGCCAACCCTGGCGAGGCGAGCATCCAAGCCGCATTGAACCCCGATACCACCGATTACATCTTCTTTGTTGCTGATGGCACTGGCGGTCATGCTTTTGCGACCAATCTGGATGATCACAACCGCAATGTCGCTCGCTGGCGTGAAATCGAAGCCGAGCGCGCGGATAGCGACTAA
- the fabG gene encoding 3-oxoacyl-[acyl-carrier-protein] reductase, whose protein sequence is MFDLNGKNALITGASGGIGGAIAKSLYDAGASVALSGTRVAPLEALAAELGERAYVLPCNLSDAEAVTALPKQAADAMGSVDVLVNNAGITRDNLFMRMSDEEWASVLEVNLTSTMRLCKGVVRGMMKARWGRIVNISSVVGATGNPGQTNYAASKAGMVGMSKSLAYEVASRGITVNCVAPGFITTAMTDKLTDDQKSGILAQVPAGRMGDAEEIAAAVLYLSSPEAAYVTGTTLHVNGGMAMF, encoded by the coding sequence ATGTTTGATCTGAATGGAAAGAATGCTTTGATTACAGGTGCCTCTGGCGGCATCGGCGGTGCTATTGCAAAGTCGCTTTATGATGCAGGTGCTTCAGTCGCCTTGTCGGGTACGCGCGTTGCCCCGCTTGAGGCTTTGGCCGCAGAATTGGGCGAGCGCGCGTATGTCCTGCCCTGTAACCTAAGCGACGCAGAAGCTGTCACGGCGCTGCCAAAGCAAGCTGCCGATGCGATGGGGTCGGTCGATGTGCTTGTCAACAATGCCGGTATCACCCGCGATAATTTGTTCATGCGCATGTCGGATGAGGAATGGGCCTCGGTTCTGGAGGTCAACCTGACCTCGACCATGCGGCTTTGCAAAGGGGTTGTGCGGGGGATGATGAAGGCCCGTTGGGGCCGTATCGTCAATATTTCATCTGTCGTCGGCGCCACCGGTAATCCGGGGCAAACCAACTATGCCGCTTCAAAGGCCGGCATGGTCGGCATGTCTAAATCGCTTGCTTATGAGGTTGCCAGCCGCGGTATTACGGTAAATTGCGTGGCCCCCGGTTTCATCACAACGGCCATGACCGATAAGCTGACCGATGATCAAAAGTCGGGTATTTTGGCGCAGGTCCCTGCAGGCCGTATGGGCGATGCAGAGGAAATTGCTGCCGCCGTTCTATACCTGTCTAGCCCGGAGGCAGCTTATGTCACCGGCACCACCTTGCATGTGAATGGTGGTATGGCCATGTTCTAG
- the rpsR gene encoding 30S ribosomal protein S18, giving the protein MATKPFFRRRKSDPFEGDNAPKIDYKDTKLLQRYISERGKIVPARITAVGAKNQRKLAQAIKRARFLALLPYAVK; this is encoded by the coding sequence ATGGCAACCAAACCATTTTTCCGTCGTCGCAAGTCCGATCCGTTTGAGGGCGATAACGCCCCAAAGATCGACTATAAGGACACGAAACTGCTGCAGCGCTACATCTCTGAGCGCGGCAAAATCGTGCCCGCCCGTATCACCGCTGTCGGTGCCAAAAACCAGCGTAAACTGGCACAAGCCATCAAACGCGCACGGTTCCTGGCCCTGCTGCCCTACGCCGTAAAGTAA
- a CDS encoding cytochrome b/b6 domain-containing protein, with amino-acid sequence MSTANTASHYGRVTKIFHWITALLIFAVIPLGLVANKLPYETSEQLAFKAQLFSIHKTLGVLIFFVACGRILWALMQRKPGPLHPDRKAETFLAELVHWLLYISLVAVPLSGWVHHAATTGFAPILLPIGQDLPLVPKSESLAATTSALHWLWSKIMVASILLHVAGALKHQIIDKDATLRRMWFGSGGLPEATAHKARLITPIAAATIFLAAAVGGNAAGLFSKHEDTIETETTALASVQSQWAVQSGSIDISITQLGSSVAGSFADWTAEITFDPEAEGTAGHVTTTIAIGSLTLGSVTGEAMGADFFDAEAFPTAAFDADLLRDENGYAADGTLTIKGTTVPVRFPFELALTGDEAVMTGSLTLDRRDFLIGQSMADETSVGFNVEVAIAVTATRNE; translated from the coding sequence ATGTCCACAGCGAATACTGCCAGCCATTATGGCCGTGTGACCAAGATATTCCACTGGATCACTGCGCTGCTCATCTTCGCTGTGATCCCTCTGGGGCTGGTCGCCAATAAACTGCCCTATGAGACCAGCGAACAGCTGGCTTTCAAGGCGCAACTGTTTTCAATCCATAAAACCTTGGGCGTTTTGATCTTCTTCGTCGCCTGCGGACGGATCCTGTGGGCGTTGATGCAGCGAAAGCCCGGGCCTTTGCACCCCGACCGCAAGGCCGAGACATTTCTGGCCGAACTGGTGCATTGGCTGCTTTATATATCGCTCGTGGCCGTACCGCTGAGTGGCTGGGTTCATCACGCCGCGACAACCGGCTTCGCACCTATCCTGTTACCAATCGGGCAAGACCTGCCGCTTGTTCCCAAAAGCGAAAGCCTCGCCGCAACCACCTCAGCGCTGCATTGGTTGTGGAGCAAGATAATGGTCGCTTCCATTCTTTTGCATGTGGCTGGCGCGTTGAAACATCAGATCATCGACAAGGATGCGACGCTGCGGCGCATGTGGTTTGGATCAGGAGGCTTGCCCGAAGCCACCGCCCACAAAGCCCGATTGATCACCCCCATCGCAGCGGCGACGATTTTTCTAGCAGCTGCGGTTGGTGGCAATGCGGCGGGGCTATTCTCGAAACACGAGGACACCATAGAAACAGAAACTACCGCTCTGGCCAGCGTGCAGTCTCAGTGGGCGGTGCAAAGCGGAAGCATTGACATCAGCATCACGCAACTGGGCAGCTCTGTCGCGGGCAGTTTCGCTGACTGGACCGCCGAGATCACATTTGACCCCGAAGCAGAAGGCACCGCCGGGCATGTGACAACAACCATTGCCATCGGCTCGCTCACGCTCGGGTCAGTCACGGGCGAGGCTATGGGGGCGGATTTCTTTGACGCTGAGGCCTTCCCAACAGCCGCCTTTGACGCTGATCTGCTACGCGACGAGAACGGTTATGCCGCCGACGGCACGCTTACGATCAAGGGCACAACGGTGCCGGTTCGCTTTCCGTTCGAGCTGGCTCTGACAGGGGATGAGGCTGTGATGACAGGCAGCCTAACGCTGGACCGACGTGATTTTCTGATCGGTCAAAGCATGGCGGATGAGACAAGTGTTGGTTTCAATGTCGAGGTGGCGATTGCAGTCACCGCCACCCGGAATGAGTAA
- a CDS encoding terminase large subunit domain-containing protein, whose protein sequence is MPHQLPPEGAWRTWVILGGRGAGKTRAGAEWVRSVVEGPRPAVPGELRRLAIVAETIDQAREVMVFGESGIMAVSPVAHRPEWVPGRRLLVWPNGATGQLFSAHDPEALRGPQFDAVWADELAKWHRARDAWDMIQFGLRLGLHPRACVTTTPRRVDVLNDLLARDSSVVTHAPTQANRAHLAKGFLEEIEARYGGTSLGRQEIEGVMLSDVDGALWQTEQLDALRVTALPELTRIVVAIDPPGTSRAGSDECGIVVAGAIMDGPINEWRAYVLEDATISAAKPLDWAQAAVAAMRRHGADRLVAEVNQGGEMVEAVLRQVDPLLPYRSVHATKGKIARAEPISALYEQGRVFHMRGLGKLEDQMTQMTTAGFAGSGSPDRVDALVWALHDLMIVPAAKWANPQIRSLG, encoded by the coding sequence ATGCCCCATCAGTTGCCGCCAGAAGGCGCGTGGCGCACATGGGTCATCTTGGGTGGGCGCGGTGCGGGTAAAACCCGTGCCGGTGCCGAATGGGTGCGCAGCGTGGTCGAAGGCCCCCGTCCGGCTGTGCCGGGTGAGTTGCGTCGTCTTGCGATTGTTGCAGAAACGATCGATCAGGCGCGCGAAGTCATGGTGTTTGGCGAGAGCGGCATCATGGCGGTATCCCCGGTGGCCCATCGTCCGGAATGGGTTCCGGGCCGCAGGTTACTGGTTTGGCCCAATGGCGCGACTGGCCAATTGTTTTCTGCCCATGATCCTGAAGCATTGCGCGGTCCGCAATTTGATGCGGTTTGGGCCGATGAGTTGGCCAAATGGCATCGTGCACGTGATGCTTGGGATATGATCCAATTCGGGTTGCGACTAGGATTGCATCCGCGCGCTTGTGTGACGACGACACCGCGCAGGGTGGATGTGCTGAATGACCTTTTGGCCCGTGATAGTTCGGTTGTCACCCATGCCCCGACGCAGGCGAACAGAGCGCATTTGGCTAAAGGGTTCCTTGAGGAAATCGAAGCGAGATATGGCGGAACTTCTTTAGGCCGTCAGGAGATCGAAGGCGTCATGCTTTCGGATGTGGATGGCGCGCTTTGGCAGACCGAACAACTGGATGCATTGCGCGTAACCGCATTGCCTGAGCTGACGCGGATCGTCGTTGCCATTGATCCACCCGGCACCTCGCGGGCTGGATCGGATGAGTGCGGCATCGTTGTCGCAGGTGCGATCATGGACGGGCCCATTAATGAATGGCGGGCTTATGTCCTGGAAGATGCTACAATTTCTGCGGCAAAACCCTTGGATTGGGCACAAGCTGCAGTGGCCGCCATGCGCCGTCATGGTGCTGACCGATTGGTTGCTGAGGTCAATCAGGGCGGCGAGATGGTTGAGGCCGTCTTGCGTCAGGTCGACCCCTTGCTGCCCTATCGATCAGTCCATGCCACCAAGGGGAAGATCGCGCGTGCTGAGCCTATTTCCGCCCTTTATGAACAGGGCCGCGTTTTTCATATGCGTGGATTGGGCAAGCTTGAAGATCAAATGACACAGATGACCACCGCTGGTTTTGCTGGCAGTGGTTCGCCTGATCGCGTGGACGCATTGGTCTGGGCCTTGCATGATTTGATGATCGTGCCAGCTGCAAAATGGGCTAATCCCCAGATTCGCAGTCTGGGTTAG
- the rpsF gene encoding 30S ribosomal protein S6, with product MPLYEHVMIARQDLSNTQAEGLIEHFGSVLADNGGKLLENEYWGVKTMAYKINKNRKGHYAFMRTDAPAPAVQEMERLMRLHEDVMRVLTIKVDEHQEGPSVQMQKREERDSRRERR from the coding sequence ATGCCGCTATACGAGCATGTCATGATTGCGCGTCAGGACTTGTCCAACACGCAAGCTGAAGGCCTCATCGAACATTTCGGATCCGTCCTTGCCGACAACGGTGGCAAGCTGCTGGAAAACGAATATTGGGGCGTCAAGACGATGGCCTACAAGATCAACAAGAACCGCAAAGGGCACTATGCCTTTATGCGCACCGACGCCCCTGCCCCTGCTGTGCAGGAAATGGAACGTCTGATGCGCCTGCACGAAGACGTCATGCGCGTTCTGACCATCAAGGTCGATGAGCACCAAGAAGGCCCATCGGTCCAGATGCAAAAACGTGAAGAACGCGACAGCCGTCGCGAACGTCGTTGA
- the rplI gene encoding 50S ribosomal protein L9 yields MDIILLERVAKLGQMGEVVSVKEGYARNFLLPQGKALRVNAANMARFESEKAQMEARNLETKKEAESLAEKLDGQKFIVIRSASDAGSLYGSVTTRDAAEAATEAGFSIDKKQVALLGPIKELGLHDVAVKLHPEVDATITLNVARSEEEAELQEAGKSIAELAAEEEAAAEFEIQELFDDIGAAASDDDELAESAGVETADAAEGESEDEA; encoded by the coding sequence ATGGATATCATCCTACTGGAACGTGTGGCCAAGCTGGGTCAGATGGGCGAAGTCGTTTCTGTCAAAGAAGGCTACGCACGCAACTTCCTGCTGCCACAAGGCAAAGCGCTGCGCGTGAACGCCGCCAACATGGCCCGCTTCGAATCTGAAAAAGCACAGATGGAAGCGCGCAACCTTGAAACCAAAAAAGAAGCGGAATCGCTGGCTGAAAAGCTGGATGGACAAAAGTTCATCGTGATCCGTTCTGCCTCTGACGCAGGTTCGCTTTACGGCTCTGTCACCACCCGTGACGCCGCCGAAGCCGCGACCGAGGCTGGTTTCAGCATCGACAAGAAACAGGTCGCCCTGTTGGGTCCGATCAAAGAACTGGGTCTGCATGACGTTGCCGTCAAACTGCACCCGGAAGTCGACGCAACCATCACGCTGAACGTCGCCCGTTCGGAAGAAGAAGCCGAGCTGCAAGAAGCCGGTAAATCGATCGCCGAACTGGCCGCAGAAGAAGAAGCCGCTGCTGAATTCGAAATTCAGGAGCTGTTCGACGACATCGGTGCTGCGGCATCCGACGACGACGAGCTGGCCGAATCTGCCGGTGTCGAAACAGCCGACGCTGCTGAAGGCGAAAGCGAAGACGAGGCGTAA
- a CDS encoding acyl carrier protein codes for MSDVADRVRKIVVEHLGVEEDKVTEAASFIDDLGADSLDTVELVMAFEEEFGIEIPDDAAETIQTFGDAVKFIDGAQ; via the coding sequence ATGAGCGACGTTGCAGACCGCGTACGCAAGATCGTTGTAGAGCATCTTGGTGTTGAAGAAGACAAAGTAACCGAAGCGGCGTCTTTCATCGATGACCTTGGCGCTGATAGCCTTGACACAGTTGAGCTGGTTATGGCGTTCGAAGAAGAGTTCGGGATCGAAATCCCTGATGACGCAGCCGAAACGATTCAGACATTCGGCGATGCGGTTAAGTTCATCGACGGCGCACAATAA